From Eubalaena glacialis isolate mEubGla1 chromosome 17, mEubGla1.1.hap2.+ XY, whole genome shotgun sequence, a single genomic window includes:
- the LOC133076866 gene encoding ubiquitin-conjugating enzyme E2 D3-like produces MALKRMNKELSDLARDPPVQCSAGPVGDDTFHWQAAITGPNDSPYQGGVFFLTIHFPADYPFKPPKVAFTTRIYHPNINSNGSICLDILRSQWSPALTISKVLLSICSLLYDPNPDDPLVPEIARIYKTDRDKYNRISREWTQKYAM; encoded by the coding sequence ATGGCGCTGAAACGGATGAATAAGGAACTTAGTGATTTGGCCCGTGACCCTCCAGTACAATGCTCTGCAGGTCCAGTTGGGGATGATACGTTTCATTGGCAAGCCGCAATTACGGGACCTAATGACAGCCCATATCAAGGCGGTGTATTCTTTTTGACAATTCATTTTCCTGCAGACTACCCCTTCAAACCACCTAAGGTTGCATTTACAACAAGAATTTATCATCCAAATATTAACAGTAATGGCAGCATTTGTCTCGATATTCTAAGATCACAGTGGTCTCCTGCTTTAACTATTTCTAAAGTTCTTTTATccatttgttcactgctatatgaTCCAAACCCAGATGACCCCCTAGTGCCAGAGATTGCACGGATCTATAAAACAGACAGAGATAAGTACAACAGAATATCTCGGGAATGGACTCAGAAGTATGCCATGTGA